A DNA window from Actinomycetota bacterium contains the following coding sequences:
- a CDS encoding NADH-quinone oxidoreductase subunit N: MNLMQIEWNNIMPELIIFGVAIAVLLGEMYLSANGKRMLGGFSLLGIAAALFSLTTLYGVEATEFMGMFSIGLTATVLKGILLVTTALVVLATLRSRTTIGEGEFYSMMLFSVLGTMFMASATDLIMLFIALELTVLPAYILVGSKKTAGSAEAALKYFLLGLVASVILLYGMSLVYGLTGQTNFTAIADALAGQAIQPLLLVGMVMIVVGLGFKVAAVPFHFWAPDVYEGAPVPVASFLAVGPKAGG, from the coding sequence ATGAATTTGATGCAAATCGAGTGGAATAACATAATGCCGGAACTAATAATCTTTGGCGTCGCGATAGCCGTGTTGCTGGGAGAGATGTACCTATCGGCGAACGGAAAACGCATGCTTGGTGGGTTCAGCCTGTTGGGCATAGCAGCCGCGCTTTTTAGCCTCACCACGCTCTACGGGGTCGAAGCCACTGAGTTCATGGGCATGTTCTCAATCGGCCTTACGGCTACGGTTCTTAAAGGGATATTACTTGTCACAACCGCTCTGGTCGTCCTGGCGACGCTCCGTTCGCGTACGACGATCGGGGAAGGCGAGTTCTACAGCATGATGCTCTTCTCGGTTCTGGGAACTATGTTTATGGCGTCGGCGACCGACCTCATCATGCTCTTTATCGCGCTGGAGCTGACGGTTTTGCCGGCGTACATTCTGGTCGGCAGCAAAAAGACGGCCGGCTCCGCCGAAGCGGCGCTCAAATATTTCTTGCTCGGTCTTGTCGCGTCGGTTATCTTGCTCTACGGCATGTCGCTAGTGTACGGCTTGACCGGGCAGACTAATTTTACGGCGATAGCGGATGCGCTTGCCGGACAGGCAATCCAACCGCTCTTGCTCGTCGGAATGGTGATGATAGTCGTCGGTCTCGGCTTTAAGGTCGCAGCGGTACCGTTCCATTTCTGGGCGCCGGACGTCTACGAGGGGGCGCCCGTGCCGGTCGCGTCGTTCTTGGCGGTCGGACCGAAAGCCGGCGG
- a CDS encoding NADH-quinone oxidoreductase subunit M, whose amino-acid sequence MDYPILSIIVFLPLLGALLLQFVPREKANLIRGIALITTLAGLVLSIPILTDFTAGQSAMQFVEKQVWVPGLGISYHLGLDGLSMPLFLLTLVLMVIAVLASWSIKERVREYFSLLLLLAVGMLGTFVALDFILFYVFWEIVLIPMYFIIGIWGGENRNYAALKFFLYTLAGSVLMLVGILALYFTSGLNTFDMVALMQSGYTHSLSTFIFATFFLGFAVKVPMWPFHTWLPDAHVQAPTAGSVLLAGILLKMGTYGFVRVLMQIMPGEFVEFAPYIAVLAAISIVYGAYAALSQSDLKKLVAYSSVSHMGYVMLGLAALTQVSINGAVLQMVNHGLITGMLFLVVGYIYERTHTRDIAKLGGLSLKIPILGGMFIFASLASLGLPGLSGFVGEFLVLLGSYEAYKVYTILGVLTLALGAFYLLRAVQNAFYGLPPTSMEDFKDMNGREFMSLMPLVALIIVFGVYPKPLLQYIDPAVSTVLQMIRGS is encoded by the coding sequence ATGGACTATCCAATACTGTCAATAATCGTTTTCTTGCCTCTGCTGGGAGCGCTGCTCTTGCAGTTTGTGCCGCGCGAAAAGGCGAATTTAATTCGCGGCATCGCGCTTATCACAACTCTGGCCGGACTCGTCTTAAGCATCCCGATTCTGACGGATTTCACGGCCGGCCAATCGGCGATGCAGTTTGTAGAGAAGCAAGTCTGGGTGCCGGGCCTCGGCATATCTTACCACCTTGGCTTGGACGGGTTGAGTATGCCGCTGTTCTTATTGACGCTGGTGCTGATGGTGATAGCGGTTTTGGCATCATGGTCTATAAAGGAGCGGGTCAGGGAGTATTTTAGCTTGCTATTACTACTCGCAGTGGGCATGCTCGGCACCTTTGTCGCACTCGACTTTATTTTGTTCTACGTCTTCTGGGAGATCGTCCTTATCCCGATGTACTTCATAATCGGTATCTGGGGCGGCGAGAATCGCAATTACGCGGCTCTCAAGTTCTTCCTATACACGCTAGCCGGGAGCGTTCTCATGCTCGTCGGTATCTTGGCGCTATACTTCACTTCCGGGCTGAACACCTTCGATATGGTCGCATTGATGCAGTCGGGATATACGCACTCCTTATCGACCTTTATCTTCGCGACGTTCTTTCTGGGTTTTGCCGTGAAGGTGCCGATGTGGCCGTTCCATACCTGGTTGCCCGACGCTCACGTCCAAGCTCCGACCGCGGGCAGCGTACTCCTTGCGGGTATTCTTCTTAAGATGGGAACCTATGGGTTTGTCAGGGTCCTCATGCAGATAATGCCCGGTGAGTTTGTAGAGTTTGCGCCGTATATAGCGGTACTCGCGGCGATCAGTATCGTCTATGGGGCGTATGCCGCTTTATCGCAGAGCGACCTCAAGAAGCTGGTCGCTTATTCGAGCGTCAGCCACATGGGTTACGTTATGCTCGGCTTGGCCGCGCTGACGCAGGTCTCTATTAACGGCGCGGTTCTGCAGATGGTAAACCACGGGTTGATAACGGGCATGCTCTTCTTGGTCGTCGGCTACATCTATGAGAGGACCCACACGAGAGACATCGCCAAGCTCGGCGGACTCTCGTTAAAGATACCGATTCTCGGCGGGATGTTTATCTTCGCGTCGCTGGCTTCGCTGGGTCTGCCGGGTTTGAGCGGCTTCGTCGGAGAGTTTCTTGTCCTGCTCGGCTCCTACGAAGCGTACAAGGTCTACACTATTCTCGGTGTGCTGACGCTCGCTCTGGGTGCGTTCTACCTCTTGCGGGCGGTTCAGAATGCGTTCTATGGCTTGCCGCCGACTTCTATGGAAGATTTTAAAGATATGAACGGGCGCGAGTTTATGAGCCTGATGCCGCTGGTGGCGCTGATCATCGTTTTCGGCGTCTATCCGAAGCCGTTGCTCCAATATATCGATCCCGCGGTGAGCACAGTATTACAAATGATAAGAGGTAGCTAG
- the nuoL gene encoding NADH-quinone oxidoreductase subunit L: MDYLSLIVLLPVLSFILLVVFGKRLGDKSAYLSILAVGTAFGLSVKALLDVMGGARADLTFTWLTVGDLELTFGLLLDPLAGMMLVVVTFVSLLVQLFSVGYMHGDKRYGWFYACLSMFTASMLLLVFSPNFVQMYMAWEGVGLFSYLLVGFWFEKRSASNAAKKAFMVTRVGDLGFAIGLIILFLTAGTLDMSQVFAMKFAPETASLIAILFFFGAIGKSAQFPLHVWLPDAMEGPTPVSALIHAATMVAAGVYLVARAYPLFEQGPAAMEFVAIIGTITAFMAATIALTATDIKKILAYSTVSQLGYMMMGLGVGAFAAGTFHLMNHAFFKALLFLGAGSVIHAVHSQEIFDMGGLSRKMKITSLTFVIGGLALAGIPPFSGFWSKDEILLGAFDGGYMGIFAIGLLTALFTAFYTFRLIFVVFFGKARGHHADHVHESPAVMAVPLILLAVLALSTGLLGSPFTGYAYQSFILGGGFEHHTNYMVMGLSIGVAVLGIFGAWLKYSTNLLPSNVLSKNNIVYKLLVNNYYIDEIYEFTLVRPTHAIARYVLTFDQKVIDGAVNGVAKATARIGGGLKYVQTGYAQNYALVMVVSVVVLIIWSFRAMELF; the protein is encoded by the coding sequence ATGGATTACCTATCGTTAATTGTATTGTTGCCCGTACTCAGTTTTATATTGCTCGTAGTCTTCGGCAAGAGGCTTGGGGATAAGTCTGCGTATTTAAGCATCTTGGCTGTCGGTACCGCGTTTGGGCTGTCGGTAAAAGCGCTCCTGGATGTTATGGGAGGCGCTCGTGCCGATTTGACGTTTACCTGGCTGACCGTCGGCGACCTGGAGCTGACCTTTGGTCTGTTGTTGGACCCGCTAGCCGGCATGATGCTGGTCGTTGTAACGTTTGTCAGCTTGCTTGTACAGCTATTTTCAGTAGGATACATGCACGGTGACAAACGGTATGGTTGGTTTTACGCGTGTCTGTCGATGTTTACCGCGTCGATGCTGTTGCTCGTCTTTTCTCCGAACTTTGTCCAGATGTACATGGCCTGGGAAGGCGTAGGTCTCTTTTCGTATCTGCTGGTCGGTTTTTGGTTCGAAAAACGGAGCGCGAGCAACGCCGCCAAGAAGGCCTTTATGGTTACGAGAGTCGGCGACCTCGGCTTTGCAATCGGCTTGATTATTCTCTTTTTAACGGCCGGAACGCTAGATATGAGCCAGGTCTTCGCGATGAAATTCGCGCCGGAGACCGCGTCGCTCATAGCGATACTCTTCTTCTTCGGAGCTATCGGAAAATCGGCGCAGTTTCCACTCCATGTTTGGTTGCCTGACGCCATGGAGGGTCCGACACCGGTCAGCGCGCTCATTCACGCGGCTACCATGGTCGCCGCCGGCGTCTATCTGGTCGCCCGTGCTTATCCGCTCTTCGAGCAAGGCCCGGCCGCAATGGAGTTCGTCGCGATTATAGGGACGATAACGGCGTTTATGGCCGCGACAATCGCATTGACGGCGACCGATATTAAGAAGATACTGGCTTACTCGACAGTCAGCCAGCTTGGATATATGATGATGGGTCTCGGTGTCGGCGCGTTCGCGGCGGGAACGTTCCACCTGATGAACCATGCTTTCTTCAAAGCGCTCCTCTTTTTGGGCGCGGGCAGCGTCATCCACGCAGTCCACAGCCAGGAGATTTTCGACATGGGCGGTTTGAGCCGTAAGATGAAGATAACCTCGCTGACGTTTGTCATCGGAGGGCTCGCGCTTGCGGGAATCCCGCCGTTCAGCGGCTTTTGGAGCAAGGACGAGATTTTGTTGGGGGCGTTCGACGGCGGGTACATGGGCATCTTTGCGATTGGGCTTTTGACGGCGCTCTTTACGGCGTTCTACACTTTCAGGCTGATATTCGTGGTCTTCTTTGGAAAAGCGAGAGGACACCACGCGGACCACGTCCACGAGTCGCCGGCTGTGATGGCCGTCCCGTTGATCTTGCTGGCTGTATTGGCGCTCAGCACGGGCTTGCTCGGTTCACCGTTTACGGGCTACGCATACCAGTCGTTTATTTTGGGAGGCGGATTCGAGCATCATACCAACTACATGGTTATGGGGCTCTCCATCGGAGTAGCCGTGCTCGGAATATTCGGCGCATGGTTGAAATACTCGACAAACTTGCTCCCGTCTAATGTGTTAAGCAAGAACAATATCGTCTACAAGCTTCTGGTAAACAACTACTATATCGACGAAATCTATGAGTTTACACTCGTGAGGCCGACACATGCGATCGCGAGGTATGTCTTAACCTTCGACCAGAAGGTAATCGACGGCGCCGTCAACGGTGTCGCTAAGGCCACAGCGCGAATCGGCGGCGGCCTGAAGTATGTGCAGACCGGTTATGCGCAGAACTATGCGCTGGTCATGGTGGTAAGTGTCGTCGTTTTGATAATCTGGTCGTTCCGGGCAATGGAGTTGTTTTAA
- the nuoK gene encoding NADH-quinone oxidoreductase subunit NuoK — protein sequence MPLSYYLILSGVLFAIGMAGVLLRRNAVAVLLSVEIMLNSANLNFVAFSRYIAPEQASGQIFALFVMAVGAAEVAVGLALILMIYRNMQSVNLDQFNIFRW from the coding sequence ATACCGCTCTCTTACTATTTGATACTCAGCGGAGTACTCTTCGCTATCGGTATGGCCGGTGTTCTTTTGCGAAGAAACGCGGTGGCGGTGCTTCTCTCTGTAGAAATAATGCTGAACTCGGCAAACCTCAATTTCGTGGCGTTTTCGAGGTATATCGCGCCTGAGCAGGCCTCGGGGCAGATTTTCGCGCTTTTTGTAATGGCCGTCGGCGCGGCTGAAGTCGCAGTCGGTTTGGCTTTGATTTTGATGATTTATCGAAATATGCAATCGGTAAATCTTGACCAGTTCAACATCTTTAGGTGGTAA
- a CDS encoding NADH-quinone oxidoreductase subunit J: MNDIVSHVIFFALAVLAVGSGVLVVTGRNLFHAAMFLGLYLLSIAGYFFLLNADFIGIMQVFVYVGGVVVVLLFGIMLTAQLTNVRLTSAMEQRWVTIVSLVGLVGLLVFVIKDTVFRISALAPVEDTISFIGRMFMTDYILPFEVISVLLLAALIGAVIIAREEGGK, translated from the coding sequence ATGAACGATATTGTCTCGCATGTAATATTTTTCGCGCTAGCCGTTTTAGCCGTTGGCAGCGGTGTGTTGGTGGTAACGGGAAGAAACCTCTTCCATGCCGCGATGTTTTTAGGCCTGTACCTGCTATCGATCGCCGGATATTTTTTCCTGCTCAACGCCGACTTCATCGGCATCATGCAGGTCTTCGTCTATGTCGGCGGTGTGGTCGTGGTACTGCTCTTCGGTATCATGCTCACCGCGCAGTTAACGAATGTGCGGCTGACCTCGGCGATGGAGCAGCGCTGGGTGACGATTGTCTCGCTCGTTGGTCTAGTCGGGCTGCTCGTATTCGTCATTAAAGATACTGTTTTCAGGATTTCGGCGTTAGCGCCGGTGGAAGATACGATTTCGTTTATAGGAAGGATGTTTATGACAGATTACATCCTTCCGTTCGAGGTCATATCGGTTCTGCTGCTGGCGGCATTGATCGGCGCTGTTATTATAGCGCGAGAGGAGGGAGGGAAATGA
- a CDS encoding FAD-dependent oxidoreductase, whose protein sequence is MAGRVTDFIEAWMSIFTGHRITVQKIIDKRLKRHPMPTMLYPYEKPQLAERYRGTPKLNDVMVETTTVEKFPNIIGEFNRTIEQRQDEDLLPPCVFSCPAHVDARGYVELIGKGRHKEALDLIRERCSMPASIGRVCTRPCEEGCRRNYFDEAISIRDLKRFAADACRGLPHPAPIPKTSDKKIAIIGGGPAGLTAAQGLAKLGHSVTIYDKNPEGGGTLLTGIPKYRLPKDVLKWDVESICSLGVELKKNVEVGKDITFSDLIASYDAVLIATGLPGSWDLGIEGEDAEGVWGCLDLLRAMNLEQNPTIGKKVAVVGGGNVAMDGARTSIRLGAEEVYLVYRRGKTEMPARFEEIHESEEEGVIFELLTNPTRVVVENGKVAGLECIRMGLGEADASGRRRPEPIPGSEFVLEVDTVVTAIGQMTELDFLAGSDIELTERGVIVYDKLSLQTSNKKVFVAGEVVTGAGAAIEAIASGHEAVESLDRYFKGVDLAEGRTPRIMPTGSTYPQGFLGWAEPEHRRIHMDMLSLEERLQGFNEVELGFKEEEAVREANRCLVCNTGICSGCTMCARTCPMYCIDVNRTAPTETERRVVSYDLDLTKCMYCGFCAEICPTDALEMSKDFENAEYVKERLFYDKEHVLRYETTDMSRSRE, encoded by the coding sequence ATGGCCGGACGTGTAACAGACTTCATAGAAGCATGGATGAGCATATTCACTGGGCACAGGATCACCGTGCAAAAGATCATCGACAAGAGGCTGAAGCGGCATCCTATGCCGACAATGCTATATCCGTACGAGAAACCGCAATTAGCCGAGCGGTATCGCGGCACGCCGAAGTTGAACGATGTTATGGTCGAGACGACAACGGTCGAGAAATTTCCCAACATTATCGGTGAGTTCAACAGGACCATCGAGCAGAGGCAAGACGAGGATCTGCTACCGCCATGTGTCTTCTCGTGTCCCGCGCATGTCGATGCGCGCGGCTATGTAGAGCTGATAGGGAAGGGCAGGCATAAAGAGGCGCTCGACCTTATTCGAGAGAGATGCTCGATGCCCGCGTCGATAGGGCGGGTCTGTACGCGGCCGTGCGAAGAAGGGTGTCGCAGAAACTACTTTGATGAGGCGATATCGATACGTGACCTCAAACGGTTCGCGGCGGATGCTTGTAGAGGGTTGCCGCACCCGGCTCCGATCCCGAAGACCTCGGATAAGAAGATAGCGATTATAGGCGGCGGGCCGGCCGGGCTGACAGCAGCTCAGGGGCTGGCTAAGCTAGGTCACAGCGTGACCATATACGATAAGAACCCAGAGGGCGGCGGCACACTTCTTACGGGAATACCTAAATACAGGTTGCCGAAGGACGTTCTTAAGTGGGATGTCGAGTCGATCTGTTCACTCGGTGTCGAACTGAAGAAGAACGTTGAGGTAGGAAAAGACATCACCTTTAGCGACCTCATCGCTTCATATGACGCCGTTTTGATTGCTACCGGGCTTCCCGGGTCATGGGACCTCGGCATCGAAGGCGAGGATGCCGAAGGTGTTTGGGGTTGCCTCGATCTGCTCCGCGCGATGAACCTGGAGCAGAATCCCACTATCGGCAAGAAGGTAGCGGTGGTCGGGGGTGGAAACGTCGCTATGGACGGCGCGAGAACATCTATTAGATTAGGGGCGGAAGAGGTCTATCTGGTATATCGGCGCGGTAAGACCGAGATGCCGGCGCGGTTTGAGGAGATTCACGAGTCGGAGGAGGAGGGCGTCATTTTCGAACTTCTCACAAACCCGACGCGGGTCGTGGTGGAAAATGGAAAAGTAGCAGGCCTCGAATGCATACGCATGGGCCTGGGTGAGGCGGATGCTTCCGGCCGGCGGCGTCCCGAGCCGATTCCGGGCAGCGAGTTCGTCCTTGAGGTAGATACTGTCGTGACGGCAATCGGACAAATGACAGAACTTGACTTTCTGGCGGGAAGCGATATTGAGCTAACTGAACGGGGCGTTATCGTCTATGACAAGTTGTCGCTTCAGACCTCGAACAAAAAAGTTTTTGTCGCCGGCGAGGTTGTCACGGGGGCGGGGGCCGCGATTGAAGCGATAGCAAGCGGCCACGAAGCTGTCGAGTCGCTCGACAGGTATTTCAAAGGAGTCGATTTGGCAGAGGGCAGAACGCCGCGGATTATGCCGACAGGGTCGACCTATCCGCAAGGCTTCTTAGGTTGGGCCGAACCCGAGCATCGCCGGATCCACATGGATATGCTCTCGCTCGAAGAGAGACTACAAGGTTTTAACGAGGTAGAGCTTGGATTCAAGGAAGAGGAAGCAGTGCGCGAGGCGAATCGGTGCCTTGTCTGTAATACCGGGATTTGTAGCGGATGCACCATGTGCGCGAGAACGTGCCCGATGTATTGCATAGATGTAAATCGAACCGCCCCAACGGAGACCGAGCGAAGAGTCGTCAGCTACGACCTTGACCTGACGAAGTGTATGTATTGCGGGTTCTGCGCGGAGATTTGCCCGACCGATGCGCTTGAGATGAGTAAGGACTTCGAAAACGCGGAATATGTTAAGGAACGGCTCTTTTACGATAAAGAGCATGTCCTTCGATATGAGACTACGGATATGAGCCGGTCCAGGGAGTAG
- the nuoH gene encoding NADH-quinone oxidoreductase subunit NuoH: MLTSVELFEFATRNGIPIWALDASIALLLSLAVFSLCGLGVIVLVYMERKVSADIQLRLGPTHVGPRGTLQLIADMIKLLSKEDVFPKNADRWLFRLAPALVFISAFVGLMAIPIGPRLVVQDLNVGLLYVLAIPSIAVAGLIMAGFGSYNKYAMMGGLRAAAQMVSYEVPRALSVIGIVMIVGSTKLSSIVDAQGLWYIFLQPIGFMVFFVSTLAEINRVPFDLPETESELVHGYSTEYSGMRYAFFLFGEYIALIAAAALTVVLFLGGWHGPGPEFLAPIWFAIKFFGIIFVIMWVRWTLPRFRIDQVMDLGWKVLLPLALLNILITGIVMSI; this comes from the coding sequence ATGCTGACGAGCGTGGAACTTTTCGAATTCGCAACTAGAAACGGGATACCGATTTGGGCGCTAGACGCGTCAATCGCGCTCCTGCTATCCTTGGCGGTCTTCTCACTTTGCGGACTCGGCGTAATCGTCCTTGTTTACATGGAGCGCAAGGTGAGCGCGGACATCCAGCTGCGCTTAGGGCCCACGCATGTAGGGCCGCGCGGGACGCTTCAGCTCATTGCCGACATGATAAAATTGCTGTCTAAGGAAGATGTTTTTCCAAAGAATGCCGACCGCTGGCTCTTCCGGCTCGCGCCGGCACTGGTATTCATATCGGCTTTCGTCGGGCTTATGGCGATACCGATAGGGCCGCGCCTGGTCGTTCAGGACTTGAATGTGGGGCTGTTATATGTTTTGGCTATACCCTCCATCGCCGTAGCGGGATTAATAATGGCCGGCTTCGGCTCGTATAATAAATACGCGATGATGGGCGGTCTTCGAGCGGCGGCTCAGATGGTCAGTTACGAAGTGCCGCGAGCGCTATCGGTCATCGGGATCGTCATGATAGTCGGCTCGACTAAGCTTTCGTCGATAGTCGACGCGCAGGGCTTGTGGTATATCTTCTTGCAGCCCATCGGATTTATGGTCTTTTTCGTCTCGACCCTCGCGGAGATAAACAGGGTGCCGTTCGATCTGCCGGAGACCGAATCGGAGCTGGTTCACGGATACAGCACTGAATATAGCGGCATGCGATATGCGTTCTTCCTTTTCGGGGAGTATATAGCGCTTATCGCTGCGGCGGCGCTTACCGTAGTCTTGTTCCTCGGTGGTTGGCATGGACCCGGCCCCGAGTTCCTGGCTCCGATATGGTTCGCTATCAAGTTCTTCGGCATAATCTTTGTAATAATGTGGGTGCGCTGGACCTTACCGCGTTTCCGTATCGACCAGGTAATGGACTTGGGCTGGAAAGTGCTCTTGCCGCTCGCATTGCTCAATATCTTGATAACCGGAATTGTAATGTCAATTTAA
- a CDS encoding NADH-quinone oxidoreductase subunit D, protein MSDDINANETNIDGIPGKGMIVQEEGLGYTITVEREDLLKTATGLKEAGFDLFLFVTGVDYPDHIKLVYRIYSTKRKNRMAIIVKTDVPKSDPAVDSMAPLWPAANWHEREAYDLFGVEFKGHPDLRRIFMPEDWVGYPLRKDYSDDHMLVSDGDKYARPPLSVIDSRAGDDAAAGKPSARVEQAVAAENETGVAAASELERAIKDIKTDVLTINFGPQHPSAHGVFRGVFEVDGEIITRIDSHIGYLHRCFEKIAEHRTYTQFIPFTDRMDYLSAMLNNWGYTMSVEKLAEIAVPERAEYLRIIVGELNRIASHLVFLSTAAIETGALTPYFYYFDERERILLLFEQLCGARFTYNYMRIGGVRIDAPEGWFDDVLAFCERLEKSMVDYDKLLLGNYIFKKRMKGVAPFSAEQALSWGLTGPSLRASGVNYDVRKADPYSVYPRIDFDEVVLCNGDNLDRVIARSQEIRQSLKIIEQAVAQIPDGLIVTPDLPRYITPAPGEAYAHIESSRGDLGFFIVSDGSPKPYRVKIQGPSFGNLQALPAMATGCYFSDAVLIFGTLDTVFGEVDR, encoded by the coding sequence ATGAGTGACGACATTAACGCGAACGAAACAAATATCGATGGTATTCCGGGAAAAGGGATGATAGTACAAGAAGAAGGTCTCGGGTATACGATTACTGTCGAGAGGGAGGATTTACTCAAAACGGCGACAGGCCTCAAGGAGGCCGGCTTCGACCTCTTTCTCTTTGTTACCGGAGTGGACTATCCGGACCATATCAAACTGGTCTACAGGATATATTCGACGAAGAGAAAGAACCGAATGGCGATTATCGTAAAAACGGACGTGCCCAAGAGCGACCCCGCTGTCGATTCGATGGCGCCCTTGTGGCCGGCAGCGAATTGGCACGAACGAGAGGCATACGATTTGTTCGGGGTGGAGTTTAAGGGACATCCCGACCTGCGCAGGATTTTTATGCCGGAGGATTGGGTCGGTTATCCGCTGCGCAAAGATTATAGCGATGACCATATGCTCGTCAGCGACGGTGACAAGTACGCTCGGCCTCCGCTTTCAGTAATCGATAGCCGGGCCGGTGATGACGCCGCCGCAGGGAAGCCGTCGGCTCGGGTCGAACAAGCCGTCGCAGCGGAAAACGAGACAGGCGTCGCCGCCGCGAGTGAGCTTGAGCGGGCTATAAAAGACATCAAAACCGATGTCCTCACGATTAATTTCGGACCGCAACATCCCAGTGCGCATGGCGTCTTTCGCGGCGTGTTCGAGGTAGACGGCGAGATAATCACGCGGATAGATTCGCACATCGGTTACTTGCATAGGTGTTTCGAAAAGATCGCCGAGCACCGAACTTATACGCAGTTTATCCCGTTTACCGATAGGATGGACTACCTCTCAGCCATGCTCAACAATTGGGGCTATACCATGTCGGTCGAGAAACTGGCGGAGATCGCGGTGCCGGAGCGAGCCGAGTATTTGCGGATAATCGTCGGCGAACTCAACCGTATCGCTTCGCACCTGGTGTTTTTATCTACGGCGGCGATAGAGACGGGCGCGTTGACACCATATTTTTACTATTTCGATGAGCGCGAGCGGATATTACTCCTCTTCGAGCAGCTCTGTGGCGCAAGGTTTACCTATAACTATATGAGAATCGGCGGTGTCAGAATCGACGCCCCGGAAGGATGGTTCGATGACGTGCTCGCATTTTGCGAGCGGCTCGAAAAGAGCATGGTCGACTATGACAAGCTCCTTCTCGGAAACTATATATTCAAAAAGAGGATGAAAGGCGTTGCGCCGTTCTCTGCTGAGCAGGCGTTGAGCTGGGGTCTTACCGGTCCATCGCTAAGGGCTTCGGGCGTCAATTATGACGTACGCAAGGCGGACCCGTATTCGGTCTATCCCCGCATCGACTTCGATGAGGTAGTTCTATGCAACGGTGATAACTTGGACCGGGTAATCGCAAGGTCTCAAGAGATACGGCAGAGCCTCAAAATCATCGAGCAGGCGGTAGCGCAGATACCGGATGGGCTAATCGTCACTCCGGATTTGCCGCGCTACATTACTCCGGCACCGGGTGAAGCGTATGCCCATATTGAATCGAGCAGGGGGGATTTAGGCTTCTTTATCGTTAGCGACGGGAGCCCGAAACCGTACCGTGTCAAGATTCAGGGACCGAGCTTCGGAAACCTGCAGGCTTTGCCGGCGATGGCTACGGGCTGTTATTTCAGCGACGCGGTGTTGATATTTGGAACGCTTGATACGGTCTTTGGAGAGGTGGATCGCTAA
- a CDS encoding NADH-quinone oxidoreductase subunit B has protein sequence MLQEQAPGTGLILGKAGDLLNWSRKNSIWWMAFGLACCAIESLMCLNTARFDMDRHGGLLRNTPRLSDLMLVAGTLTHKMADITEHLYEQMPEPRYVMAIGGCAINGGPFYYDSYTVVRGVDKIIPVDVYVPGCPPRPEAVMFGIEQLKEKIIARGMIE, from the coding sequence ATATTACAGGAGCAAGCGCCGGGTACCGGCTTAATCCTCGGCAAGGCCGGCGACCTACTGAATTGGTCGCGCAAGAATTCGATTTGGTGGATGGCGTTTGGCCTTGCTTGTTGCGCCATCGAATCGTTGATGTGCTTGAATACGGCGCGTTTCGATATGGATAGGCATGGCGGGTTGCTGCGAAACACCCCCAGGCTGTCCGACCTAATGCTTGTGGCGGGGACTCTCACACATAAGATGGCGGACATAACAGAGCATTTATATGAGCAGATGCCCGAACCAAGGTATGTCATGGCCATAGGGGGCTGCGCGATAAACGGCGGGCCGTTCTACTATGATAGCTATACCGTGGTCAGAGGGGTCGATAAGATTATTCCGGTCGATGTTTATGTCCCCGGATGCCCGCCGCGGCCTGAAGCCGTCATGTTCGGGATAGAGCAACTTAAGGAAAAGATCATAGCCAGAGGAATGATCGAGTAA
- the ndhC gene encoding NADH-quinone oxidoreductase subunit A, with the protein MVSEIIYFSVFVAVGLMVVVLMLGIQKLLQTKRHSDAKLSVYECGNIDVVSDPRIQIKMRYYIFGLLLIIFDVEMIFLFSWAVVFSSLGVVALIEMLIFVVILLIGLLYAWRKGVLKWS; encoded by the coding sequence ATGGTCAGCGAAATCATCTATTTTTCTGTTTTTGTCGCGGTCGGCTTAATGGTAGTCGTCCTGATGCTCGGGATACAAAAACTGCTTCAGACGAAAAGGCACAGCGACGCGAAGTTGTCGGTCTACGAATGTGGCAATATCGACGTTGTGAGCGACCCCCGCATACAAATCAAAATGCGCTATTATATCTTCGGACTTCTTCTTATTATCTTCGACGTCGAAATGATATTTCTCTTCTCGTGGGCGGTTGTCTTTAGTAGCCTGGGTGTGGTCGCTTTAATCGAGATGTTGATTTTTGTTGTGATTCTATTAATCGGCCTGCTCTATGCATGGCGTAAAGGAGTATTAAAGTGGAGTTAA